A single window of Streptomyces cathayae DNA harbors:
- a CDS encoding glycosyltransferase family 2 protein — MSRSKGGNAAVAQPEVTVVIGAYEAMPYLVECLASLEAQTIAPERIEVIAVDDGSTDGTGECLEEFAGRAPMPVTVIRQANSGGPSGPRNIGLDRATGRYRTLAQCSALQGGGVGHPARSGPKGRGGMAKIALSDDGVVGPTAGRAGSQACGGRVRPTLAGRQWPVKQEPEVVPRSGTDRNLLPSGRRGRQVFFLDADDRLGHEALQRMVAMADRAGTDVVLGRVEGVNRGAPKSMWGRTLERTDVHSSPIKYTLSAQKLFRRALLVRHGIRFDESLFTGEDALFTMEAYLRANGVSVIADHTCYYLVGRDDGRHVTKSGSHTLRFESARRLADLIAALVPAGPRRDRLMLRPFTVTLLPQFGPRFLKDSDRVRRHKLELAKPLMDAHWSEDVARHLKVEERLRLHLVAEQRLELLTDAVKFTAERKQAPALLERRGRRVYLVYPHFRDRAAGVPDSVYLASPREARAFPGYREGGTATVLRRAARRARHLLTSPGRPAPEPKTPAAA, encoded by the coding sequence ATGTCCCGCAGCAAGGGGGGGAACGCGGCCGTGGCGCAGCCTGAGGTCACCGTGGTCATCGGGGCGTACGAGGCGATGCCGTATCTGGTCGAGTGCCTCGCCTCGCTGGAGGCGCAGACCATCGCCCCGGAGCGCATCGAGGTCATCGCGGTCGACGACGGCTCGACGGACGGCACGGGGGAGTGCCTGGAGGAGTTCGCGGGCCGGGCGCCCATGCCGGTCACCGTGATCCGGCAGGCGAACTCGGGCGGTCCCAGCGGCCCGCGCAACATCGGCCTGGACCGGGCCACCGGGCGCTACCGAACGCTTGCCCAGTGCTCCGCCCTTCAGGGTGGAGGTGTAGGGCATCCTGCCCGTAGTGGCCCGAAGGGGCGCGGCGGCATGGCTAAGATCGCCTTGTCCGACGACGGAGTTGTCGGACCTACCGCCGGACGGGCGGGAAGTCAAGCCTGCGGAGGCCGTGTAAGACCGACCCTCGCCGGTCGGCAGTGGCCTGTGAAACAGGAACCCGAGGTGGTACCGCGAAGCGGTACCGACCGGAATCTCCTGCCCTCGGGCAGGAGAGGACGTCAAGTCTTCTTCCTGGACGCCGACGACCGGCTCGGGCACGAGGCCCTGCAGCGGATGGTGGCCATGGCCGACCGGGCCGGCACCGATGTGGTCCTCGGCCGGGTCGAAGGCGTCAACCGGGGTGCCCCGAAGTCCATGTGGGGCCGCACTCTGGAGCGTACGGACGTCCACTCCTCCCCCATCAAGTACACGCTCAGCGCGCAGAAGCTGTTCCGCCGCGCGTTACTCGTCCGGCACGGCATACGGTTCGACGAGTCGCTGTTCACCGGCGAGGACGCGCTGTTCACCATGGAGGCGTACCTCAGGGCGAACGGCGTCTCCGTGATCGCCGATCACACCTGCTACTACCTGGTGGGCCGCGACGACGGCAGGCACGTGACCAAGAGCGGGAGTCACACCCTGCGCTTCGAGTCGGCCCGCCGCTTGGCGGACCTGATCGCCGCCCTCGTCCCCGCGGGCCCCCGGCGCGACCGGCTCATGCTGCGGCCCTTCACCGTCACCCTGCTCCCGCAGTTCGGCCCCCGGTTCCTCAAGGACAGCGACCGGGTGCGGCGGCACAAGCTGGAACTGGCGAAGCCCCTGATGGACGCCCACTGGAGCGAGGACGTCGCCCGGCACCTGAAGGTCGAGGAACGGCTGAGACTGCACCTGGTGGCCGAACAGCGGCTCGAACTCCTCACCGACGCAGTGAAGTTCACAGCGGAGAGGAAGCAGGCGCCGGCTCTGCTGGAGCGGCGGGGCCGACGCGTCTACCTCGTGTATCCGCACTTCCGTGACCGCGCGGCGGGCGTCCCCGACTCCGTCTACCTCGCCTCGCCCCGGGAGGCCCGCGCCTTCCCCGGCTACCGCGAGGGCGGCACGGCCACCGTCCTGCGCCGCGCCGCCCGCCGGGCCCGCCACCTGCTGACCTCGCCCGGGAGGCCCGCCCCGGAGCCGAAGACCCCGGCGGCGGCATGA